The Tigriopus californicus strain San Diego chromosome 5, Tcal_SD_v2.1, whole genome shotgun sequence genome includes a region encoding these proteins:
- the LOC131880694 gene encoding probable G-protein coupled receptor Mth-like 3 isoform X2 produces the protein MNLYHFHLIWLFLACFNPIRGQDPLEVQFQLDTKALDLKAPALHKCCENGFGFDIETRQCIPVPDNENQVDPRLDPSFLSFFDYVDYDYPEINFQLHADPHLPTCTDREDLEYFGNAQNNHQQGQYAIDDKNLTGSHFILMDATTSMTYEEFCVEQAFFQGLFDGTAAVFCQTKLEFECENRTCINFCCPFQQVFKGSECWEPSGSNLVPLPIFKDDGITETERRRSDFKFLPERPPSGCKYFKYEDFIMLETGEARVYKVDYGLDKYCVEREEIYDNQTGTYSYPFMIVVCQPEDASSKGFLRYVDILDFTIIPTLFVISLIFLALLFIHVYRRNRQKLFGVMTLCLISMLFFFYLLLIIGKIFASLRDYEGLCVLLALLLQYSYLSAIFWLNAMGFDIWTTFRQMKTLPDPSHATGWKHKKFKWYALYSWGAPILVVVVTIAMQYSPMADDTHVVYPGIGKMRCFLDSGWPSVFYLHIIILPLLILNVLFFISSTWNLCCGIWADNSGDPMLRAQNKTKYTTVVKMFFAMGLTWIAEQVSFLLETIYHPSEVKYVTTVFKIINSLQGFTMFCVIYFDAKNIEWIRTQIFGLSPKLPKRSRRS, from the exons ATGAATTTATACCACTTCCACCTCATCTGGTTGTTTCTGGCCTGTTTTAATCCAATTCGAGGTCAAGATCCACTGGAAgtccaattccaattggaTACCAAAGCGCTTGATTTGAAGGCTCCAGCATTGCACAAGTGTTGCGAGAATGGGTTCGGGTTTGACATTGAGACCCGTCAATGTATTCCAGTCCCCGACAATGAGAACCAAGTTGATCCTCGATTGGATCCCAGTTTCTTGAGCTTTTTCGACTACGTGGATTATGACTATCCCGAGATCAATTTCCAATTACATGCTGATCCTCATCTTCCCACATGTACGGATCGCGAGGATCTTGAATACTTTGGAAATGCTCAGAATAACCATCAACAAGGTCAGTACGCCATAGATGACAAAAATTTGACGGGAAGTCACTTCATTCTCATGGACGCAACGACCTCCATGACATACGAAGAGTTCTGTGTGGAACAGGCCTTTTTCCAAGGGCTGTTTGATGGCACAGCCGCCGTGTTCTGTCAAACCAAGTTGGAATTCGAGTGTGAAAATCGTACCTGCATCAACTTCTGTTGTCCATTCCAACAAGTATTCAAAGGAAGCGAGTGCTGGGAACCTTCGGGATCAAACCTAGTACCATTGCCCATTTTCAAGGACGATGGGATCACGGAGACCGAACGGAGACGCTCGGACTTCAAATTTCTACCTGAACGACCTCCCAGTGGTTGTAAGTACTTCAAGTACGAGGACTTTATCATGTTGGAAACTGGCGAGGCACGGGTCTACAAGGTGGATTATGGCTTGGACAAGTACTGTGTGGAACGAGAGGAGATCTACGACAACCAGACAGGCACATATTCGTATCCATTTATGATTGTTGTATGTCAACCAGAGGACGCCAGCTCCAAAGGATTCCTCCGATATGTAGATATTTTGGATTTCACCATTATTCCCACGTTATTCGTCATCTCCTTGATATTTCTGGCCTTGCTCTTTATCCACGTGTATCGACGGAACCGTCAGAAACTGTTTGGGGTTATGACCCTCTGTCTCATCTCGATGTTATTCTTCTTTTATCTACTCCTCATCATTGGCAAGATATTTGCCTCTTTACGTGACTACGAGGGTCTCTGTGTGCTTTTGGCCCTTCTCCTCCAATACTCGTATCTCTCGGCCATATTCTGGCTGAACGCCATGGGCTTCGACATTTGGACCACTTTTCGCCAAATGAAGACCTTGCCGGATCCCAGTCACGCCACCGGATGGAAGCATAAGAAATTCAAATGGTATGCCCTGTACTCATGGGGAGCTCCCATTCTGGTCGTCGTTGTCACCATTGCCATGCAATACTCGCCCATGGCCGATGATACTCACGTGGTCTATCCGGGCATCGGGAAGATGCGCTGCTTTCTGGATAGCGGTTGGCCCTCGGTGTTCTATTTGCATATCATCATTCTACCCCTTCTGATTCTCAATGTCTTGTTCTTCATCTCATCCACGTGGAACCTGTGTTGTGGCATCTGGGCGGATAACAGCGGGGATCCCATGCTACGTGCTCAGAACAAGACCAAGTACACCACGGTGGTGAAGATGTTCTTTGCCATGGGATTGACCTGGATTGCGGAGCAGGTCTCGTTCCTCTTGGAGACCATCTACCATCCGAGTGAGGTCAAATATGTGACCACGgtgttcaaaatcatcaacTCACTCCAGGGATTCACCATGTTCTGTGTCATATACTTTGATGCTAAGAACATTGAGTGGATCCGGACCCAGATCTTCGGGCTCTCGCCAAAGCTACCCA AAAGATCTCGAAGATCCTGA
- the LOC131880694 gene encoding probable G-protein coupled receptor Mth-like 3 isoform X1, translated as MNLYHFHLIWLFLACFNPIRGQDPLEVQFQLDTKALDLKAPALHKCCENGFGFDIETRQCIPVPDNENQVDPRLDPSFLSFFDYVDYDYPEINFQLHADPHLPTCTDREDLEYFGNAQNNHQQGQYAIDDKNLTGSHFILMDATTSMTYEEFCVEQAFFQGLFDGTAAVFCQTKLEFECENRTCINFCCPFQQVFKGSECWEPSGSNLVPLPIFKDDGITETERRRSDFKFLPERPPSGCKYFKYEDFIMLETGEARVYKVDYGLDKYCVEREEIYDNQTGTYSYPFMIVVCQPEDASSKGFLRYVDILDFTIIPTLFVISLIFLALLFIHVYRRNRQKLFGVMTLCLISMLFFFYLLLIIGKIFASLRDYEGLCVLLALLLQYSYLSAIFWLNAMGFDIWTTFRQMKTLPDPSHATGWKHKKFKWYALYSWGAPILVVVVTIAMQYSPMADDTHVVYPGIGKMRCFLDSGWPSVFYLHIIILPLLILNVLFFISSTWNLCCGIWADNSGDPMLRAQNKTKYTTVVKMFFAMGLTWIAEQVSFLLETIYHPSEVKYVTTVFKIINSLQGFTMFCVIYFDAKNIEWIRTQIFGLSPKLPSQRRSTVSEPRTSSTSGNFVSFRKISKILNESLRGHASASGGIGRAKNGPDEEMIELKDAPKSPRFEME; from the exons ATGAATTTATACCACTTCCACCTCATCTGGTTGTTTCTGGCCTGTTTTAATCCAATTCGAGGTCAAGATCCACTGGAAgtccaattccaattggaTACCAAAGCGCTTGATTTGAAGGCTCCAGCATTGCACAAGTGTTGCGAGAATGGGTTCGGGTTTGACATTGAGACCCGTCAATGTATTCCAGTCCCCGACAATGAGAACCAAGTTGATCCTCGATTGGATCCCAGTTTCTTGAGCTTTTTCGACTACGTGGATTATGACTATCCCGAGATCAATTTCCAATTACATGCTGATCCTCATCTTCCCACATGTACGGATCGCGAGGATCTTGAATACTTTGGAAATGCTCAGAATAACCATCAACAAGGTCAGTACGCCATAGATGACAAAAATTTGACGGGAAGTCACTTCATTCTCATGGACGCAACGACCTCCATGACATACGAAGAGTTCTGTGTGGAACAGGCCTTTTTCCAAGGGCTGTTTGATGGCACAGCCGCCGTGTTCTGTCAAACCAAGTTGGAATTCGAGTGTGAAAATCGTACCTGCATCAACTTCTGTTGTCCATTCCAACAAGTATTCAAAGGAAGCGAGTGCTGGGAACCTTCGGGATCAAACCTAGTACCATTGCCCATTTTCAAGGACGATGGGATCACGGAGACCGAACGGAGACGCTCGGACTTCAAATTTCTACCTGAACGACCTCCCAGTGGTTGTAAGTACTTCAAGTACGAGGACTTTATCATGTTGGAAACTGGCGAGGCACGGGTCTACAAGGTGGATTATGGCTTGGACAAGTACTGTGTGGAACGAGAGGAGATCTACGACAACCAGACAGGCACATATTCGTATCCATTTATGATTGTTGTATGTCAACCAGAGGACGCCAGCTCCAAAGGATTCCTCCGATATGTAGATATTTTGGATTTCACCATTATTCCCACGTTATTCGTCATCTCCTTGATATTTCTGGCCTTGCTCTTTATCCACGTGTATCGACGGAACCGTCAGAAACTGTTTGGGGTTATGACCCTCTGTCTCATCTCGATGTTATTCTTCTTTTATCTACTCCTCATCATTGGCAAGATATTTGCCTCTTTACGTGACTACGAGGGTCTCTGTGTGCTTTTGGCCCTTCTCCTCCAATACTCGTATCTCTCGGCCATATTCTGGCTGAACGCCATGGGCTTCGACATTTGGACCACTTTTCGCCAAATGAAGACCTTGCCGGATCCCAGTCACGCCACCGGATGGAAGCATAAGAAATTCAAATGGTATGCCCTGTACTCATGGGGAGCTCCCATTCTGGTCGTCGTTGTCACCATTGCCATGCAATACTCGCCCATGGCCGATGATACTCACGTGGTCTATCCGGGCATCGGGAAGATGCGCTGCTTTCTGGATAGCGGTTGGCCCTCGGTGTTCTATTTGCATATCATCATTCTACCCCTTCTGATTCTCAATGTCTTGTTCTTCATCTCATCCACGTGGAACCTGTGTTGTGGCATCTGGGCGGATAACAGCGGGGATCCCATGCTACGTGCTCAGAACAAGACCAAGTACACCACGGTGGTGAAGATGTTCTTTGCCATGGGATTGACCTGGATTGCGGAGCAGGTCTCGTTCCTCTTGGAGACCATCTACCATCCGAGTGAGGTCAAATATGTGACCACGgtgttcaaaatcatcaacTCACTCCAGGGATTCACCATGTTCTGTGTCATATACTTTGATGCTAAGAACATTGAGTGGATCCGGACCCAGATCTTCGGGCTCTCGCCAAAGCTACCCAGTCAGAGAAGGAGTACCGTATCAGAACCGCGAACAAGTTCAACATCGGGCAATTTTGTCTCTTTCAGAAAGATCTCGAAGATCCTGAACGAGTCTCTGAGGGGACACGCCTCCGCTTCAGGTGGAATAGGCAGGGCTAAAAACGGTCCCGATGAGGAAATGATTGAACTCAAGGATGCTCCCAAATCTCCCAG atttgaaatggaataa